In Osmerus eperlanus chromosome 4, fOsmEpe2.1, whole genome shotgun sequence, the sequence TTTTAAGTGATTGTATTTGATCAttatctcttttctttttttacattggTATGACATTTACCTCGTTGGacaagacaagttaatacatATTCAGCAAGAAGTGTACAGTATTGCTGTACAGTATTAGTTTACTGCTGTCAGTACCTAACCTAGCCTTTTTCCTCGACCATGGTTACTGTCAAGTACAGGTATTTGAAGTCTACCGGTCAGCATCAAATATATTTCATATCACGTTATGCATTATCTGGAAAAAGACACATCACGGTATAGTATACTTCATTGCGCAGGACTTGTGGTCGACAGGGGAACTGTATAAAAGCAACCCTAGCACTCACTTTAGGCAGATGACATTGCTGTGTTGGCGAGGACACGTTGCTCGTCAAAGTCGACATTGCTCAAGCTGGAAAGTTTTTTAACGCATTAATTTTTAAACTTTTATCAGATCTTTCAAGGACAATGGTAAGTGTTGAGCCGATAAGTTTGAGTCCTAATGTATTTATTTGCCTATGCATCAAATGCCGGATGATAGTTTTAGCTAATCTTTTGGTCCTTTGACTCTTTATTTAACCGACAATTGTTTATAATAATTAAACAAAAACTCGTTTGATCTAATCTCTAAGGCCTATCATACTATAGATCATTAGGAGGTAATTTATTTGCAGCTCTGTTTCTATGACACCAATTTGTGTAaaatgaatttgaattgtgcaTGACTGGAATTTGAGGAATCTGGAGCCGAGCCTTGGGTGAGAATGTGGAATGTATTCGTAAATTCTCCAAGCAATTCTATTGTTAAACATGACCCTGGTCTATTTATAAAATGGGGTCACAACATGTGTATTCACAAAATAATGAAAAGTATTGAGTGCATGATGTGACCAGTGTGGTCCATTTAATGAGAAGTTTAGTTCGTGATCCACTAACAGTAACAAATTCTTCTCTCAAGACTAGCTTTAGAACATATCATGAACCTTTCTTTTTGATAAAATACTTTGTATGGAACTTACAGATTTTTTGTAAATGTCAGCAGAAAATGCCTGTGTAAGAATTATCACTTGTATGCAGAGATAACAGCATACTATTTGGACAAGTGGAAACATGTGTATTCTCAAGGCACACTAACCACTTTCTGAAACATGATAGCCACAATTTGGGCTGTTATGGACCATCCTGTTTTTTAAGTAGTGCAGATGTCTtgcatacattttctttgtttgaACCCCATAAATTGCAGCAGATCAGTCAAAGAGAAAGGGTTTCCTCATGAATAACACTGGAGATTACTTACCAATCCAAATTTCGGATGTGCCCTTTTAAAAGTATACAATTATCTTCTATTCTCTTCACTATTAATATGTATGTTTCAattcaatgtattttttttcttacaGAGAGAATGCATATCTATCCATGTGGGCCAagcaggcatacagacaggcaaTGCTTGCTGGGAGCTTTTCTGCCTAGAGCATGGTGTAGGGCCTGATGGTGTATTTCAGGATGTGCCGGTAGAGCCGAATTCACGTTCAGATCCGTTCAACACTTTTTTTAACACCGGAAACTCAGGACGCCATGTTCCAAGAGCCATATTTGTGGACCTGGAGCCAACTGTGGTTGGTAAGCAACCTGTAGAGTTTTTTTTGCAGGTTCTTTATGTTTTTCCCCTAATAAGCTTTATTGTATATGTGCTTACATGTATATATTGTGAGTGCATTTCCATCCACATGGgccacacaggaatacacattgGCAATGCATGCTGGGAGCTGTACTGACTGGAGCATGGTGGCGGTGATGACTCCTTTAACACATTATCCAGTGAGAGTGTCATAAGAAAGCATGTACATTTCACTGTGTTTGTGGATGTAAACAGTTGACAATGGTAAGTGGTGTTGTAGAATATAGAGCTTAACAAAAGGGAAGTAAAGGGGTATAAATCGAACTGCTTTATGAATATGATTATGTACTTAACATAATAGGAGTGAGGCTTTTTTATGGAAGTAAAATTTCCCTTCTAACTATTTAACCAAACAAATAGTTCGAACAGAAACACTGTTTAGGGTATGTTTATCTCAGTTGTCCATGCATGTATGGCCCATTCATTTAATCATTATCTCTTTGTTAACTTAGATGAAGTAAGGACAGGCAAGTACAGGCAGCTCTTCCACCCTGAGCAGCTCATTTCTGGGAAGGAGGACGCAGCCAATAATTATGCTCGGGGGCACTACACCGTTGGGAAGGAGATAATTGATGGTGTACTGGAGAGGGTCCGTAAAATGGTGAGTGCATGGTTTCACATGACAGTACTCCATTATACAGGACTTGATTGTACAAATATTGATTAAAGATGAACAAGTTAATGTAGTTGAGTAAGCTTTTAACATGTTCAAATAATGTGTCCTCAGACTGACCAGTGCACAGGGCTCCAAGGGTTCCTCATCTTCCACAGCTTCGGAGGGGGGACTGGCTCTGGCTTCACCTCTCTACTGATGGAACGCTTGTCTCTTGACTACGGAAAGAAATCAAAGTTGGAGTTTGCCATTTATCCTGCACCCCAGGTGTCCACAGCTGTGGTAGAGCCTTACAACTCCATCCTGACCACCCACACCACCCTCGATCACTCTGACTGTGCCTTCATGGTGGATAACGAGGCCATCTATGACATCTGTCGTCGTAACATGGATATTGAACGTCCATCCTACACCAACCTCAACAGATTGATTGGTCAGATAGTTTCCTCTATCACAGCCTCCCTTCGCTTTGATGGGGCCTTGAATGTCGATCTAACAGAGTTCCAGACCAATCTGGTTCCTTTCCCCCGTATTCATTTCCCTTTGGTAACTTACTCACCTATCATCTCTGCGGAGAAGGCCTACCATGAGCAATTGTCTGTGGCTGAAATCACCAGTGCCTGCTTTGAGCCAACCAATCAAATGGTCAAGTGTGACCCTCGTCATGGCAAATACATGGCTTGTTGTATGCTGTACCGTGGTGATGTGGTTCCAAAAGATGTCAATACTGCCATTGCCAATATTAAGACCAAACGATCAATCCAGTTTGTCGACTGGTGCCCTACTGGATTTAAGGTAGTCAACATAGTTTGCGGTTTATATACAATGTAATATGGTATGCCTTACACATCCCacaatcaatccacctattaaTTATCTTTGACTTTGTCTCAACAGGTAGGCATTAACAATCAGCCCCCAACTGAGGTTCCTGGAGGGGACCTTGCAAAGGTCCAGAGAGCTGTGTGCATGCTTAGCAACACCACTGCTATTGCTGAGGCCTGGGCACGTTTGGACCACAAGTTTGACCTCATGTACGCTAAACGTGCCTTTGTGCACTGGTATGTGGGTGAAGGCATGGAGGAAGGAGAGTTTGCCGAGGCCAGAGAAGACTTGGCTTGTCTAGAGAAAGATTATGAGGAGCTGGGAAGAATGAGTGGGGATTCTGAAGATGAAGTGTGCGAGGAATACTGAATCACAGTGCCTGGAGCTTTCATCAGATAACATGAAATAATATTGATTTTGTTATTGTCTTATTATGTATTACTTCAGTTAAGCTGTAACAATATTAAAATAATTTGTATGCATCTGCCATTAGTTTAGTCATAAAACGTTGATCAAAGGGCTCTAAAAGGGGTTATTTAATTAAAAACCTTTACCCTAAAACTAGCCAATTGCTTGTTTGAGCATCATAATAAAGTTGTGATATTATTGTCTTTATTGCTTATGTATAACAATAAGAAATGGATCTTCCAAAATAGTGGTCTAAAATAGGGTTTACCTTTTGTACCATGCAGGCTTCTGTATACTGTTTGATGTATATATGGCATGTGTTACAGTTTTGTAAGGATAGATGATTACAAAACTATCAAACACAGCCAATCTAAGGATCAACACTTTTTAGACTCCTATGACGACAAGGGAGGTGCCCATCAAAACGGGACCATTTAACAAAAATGCTTTCTAATCGCCTGCTTTACAATCGGAAGGATCAGAGTTGCTGAACGGGTGCACCCAAATTCTCAATAGTAGCTATTTAAAGAATGAGTCCCGGTAGCAGCGAAGGTGTCACCTGAAAGTATCCATCCGCGCAAGTAAACATTGCGAGTAGAAACTAGCAAAAATGTTAATTAAATGATTAAGACGCTTAATATGAACACATTGACAATAATAATTCATATAGTTGAAAGTTAAATTTGGAAATGATGCAGATTATGTTGATAGAATTAATGGGAATAAGTGATAGATGTACAAGTATCTTGAGATTGGATTTGGtttggtaggctatataaacaaTGTCTTAATCTGTCTAATGGATTTGTACCCGTTTACTTGGACCATAACATTCCAATGGTACGATTTGTTgcgaaaataataatatataaaataatgtTTTGACTTTGATGGATAACTCAAAATCATCATATCATGAAATATCCTGAAACAATATAATAGTATTTGGTTCAAGGTTATGTCTCCCATCTTTTAACGTGTGTTATCCATCATGAGATCAATTAACAAAGAGACAATGTGTTAGGGAAAATAATTATTGCCCACAATAGTCTTCATGATACATCGGATTAATACGAACAAATTGACATATAGGACAAATCTATGTATTGCATAATGAATTATCATTAATAATATATTTGAACTGATATACTATCATTTTATATGACAAAAAACGTTTAAGAAACTGAATCCGCGGTCAAAATCCTCCAATTTTAGGAAATCTATTTGGTGTCTAATTCTTTAGGCGGACGTGTTCACAGCCTTAGAACATTCGTttcagtgtgcgtgcgtgtgtgtgtgtgtgtgtaagctgtcTCTCATGTTGATCCCGTTTGAGTCGAAGGAAACCTGACGTTGGGAAATTAGCTACTAGACTACACCTCCAGACAAATCATAGCACGGTGACACCTTGTTGCCACCGGTCAACCTGTGTTGTCTGAGCTATAAGAACAGTTCACAACGATGACCCAGCCTCGACTAGATGAGTTCAGGTCTCCTCCGGAGTGCCCAGTCTTCGAACCCAGCTGGGAAGAATTCGGTGATCCTTTTGCTTTTATTAATAAGATCCGTCCAATAGCGGAAAAAACTGGAATTTGCAAGGTTCGCCCACCTCCGGTAAGTGTGATTGAAGTGTTTCACACTAATTCAACAGATGCTCTTGACAGTGTTATCTCAAGAATAAGGATGGATAAAGCACGAGCACTGTGGACGGGGTTTAAAGGGACTTTTCAACATGGCGGAATGAAGGATATTCAGATTCTTTTGTGTAGCTAGCAGCAATCATGAAGTTGAACCTTTTTTAGTCCCATTTGTAGTTCATTAACATTTAATAGCCAGCATGGCGGCAGTCTTTTTCTTTTACGTGGGAATGCCTTAAGTTGCTTTACTGCTCTTGTACTTCTGTATGGAACCGGCTGAAAGCTAACTAGCTTCTAGCTGTATGGTGACTGTGTGTAGGCTACAGGCTATCAGGGTAGGTTGCTTAAAATCCGAAGTCGAGAAAGAATATCGGTTCGAGGAGGCCCAACATGTTAGGTTAGGTCTAAAGCATTAAATAAACTGCAAGGTTTGTTTAGAAACTGAAACTAATCTTCGTGGCTTTTAGGTtggcacaaaaaaaacaaacaacagtaTGACAGTAGGCCTCCTTGCCAAACACTAGCTAGTAGTAGGGACACATCAAGTTACTTCTGGCTTTCAGTTGAGCAAGTGAGCGAGCTGTCAGTGTGATATAGCTCGCTTAAAATAGTATTAAACCTAGTTTATCACATTATACACAGTAGCAATatgttgtatgttttttttaaattggatTGCAGTCTTTTTGTGTGCATTTGTTGTTTGGTTTTTTAATAATAAATGTTCTATAACATATGTATGACCTAAATTATAGCCTGCCTTCCAGTTATACATTTACCATTATTATTAATTGTAAACGGCGTCATTGCTGTTTTCTTGATGGTAGTGCATGGTGGCTATGAAAGGTTCACCCAACAAGCCTTGTCCTCCATGTTGGCTTTGTGGTGAGCTTGGTCTGTTCAGTGAGTGTTCCATCTGGCcattttgtgtgcctgtgttagaTGTTGGCTAGTGAGTTCAAACAAGGAATTAGATGATTCTTGAGATTGTTATATTTTGTAGGTTCTTTACACATGTAGGTGTGCTTAAAGTCCTGTAAAAGAATGGTAACAAAATCCTGTCCTTTATCAAGAACATTGGGCTGACTTGCTTAAAAACTCAAGCATATAATCCAAAAAGTTATTTCATTGTTTGATGACACTACATTTATAGCCTTACATGTTACACGTGAACTAATGAAATTGCCCTAGTTGATTATATAGTCTATGTAAGTATCTATTTGTTACCACTTCACTACATAATTTGCCAATGGAGTCCACAATTGTGACCTGCTTACCAACAGGGATATTTAGCATAGCTGTAGCCATGACCTTCCTCTAATAGACACATCTTGTTTTTATTGTGTTGGTAGGACTGGCAGCCTCCATTTGCTTGTGATGTTGACAGACTTCACTTCACTCCTCGAATCCAGAGGCTCAATGAATTGGAGGTGAGTCTATCTGCTACTTCTTTTAAATGAATTCATTGGTTTTCCTTACAATTTGTAATGACATGCTTGTGTAAAGTACAACATTTAGAGTGCAACACAACAAATATTGCAATGCTAAAACATGGGAATTGGTTAGGCTAGGTCAAACAAGTGGAATGTGTGGTCTGAAATAACTTATTGATTTAAAGCTCAGCATATCTGGCAAGAAATACTCCTAATGATCTAAAACTGAAGGCATTTATATTGTTTGTACTATAACCACACTCTAAATGCTTTGGTCAATCAAcaaaatattaaatatatttCTGGGGCAGAGATGTTGTAGGCCTACCATGTAATTTTGCTGAATTGAATGACAAGCAATCGTGCAGTAATTCAAATGTGTATGCTATTCAATAAATATATTTCTATGTATCCCTCTCAATAGGcacagactagagtcaagcttaATTTCTTGGACCAGATCGCAAAATTTTGGGATTTGCAGGGATGTGCCCTAAAGATTCCTCACGTGGAGCGCAAAATTTTGGACCTGTATCAACTCAATAAGGTTGAATTGTTAGATCACAATTTTACAACAACTATCAATTAACTAGGCTATTTAAAGAGATAAAGTGTGCATGATGAAAGTATAAACAATTTCATATATGGACAACCCTCACAACCATACAGTAtaagttatttttttattttaacagTACTAACCCTCTTTGCTACAAACGCATTGGGTGCAAAAATGTAGGATTAGATTAGAGCTCTATTCACAGCAGATCTATCTACTTAAAATCTAACTTTGagatgtctttttttttaagctGGTGGCAGATGAGGGGGGATTTGATATTGTATGTAGAGAGAGGAAATGGACCAAGATTGCAATGACCATGGGCTTTGCACCTGGCAAGGCTGTGGGCTCTCACCTCCGTTCACACTATGAAAGAATCCTCTACCCCTATAACCTCTTCCAAAGTGGAGCAAACCTTCTGGTGAGTAGAACATGTTCAACATATTAATGGTTAATCTGCCTCAGCCTTGTGATGAGCCAGTTGCACACAGAACACCagttgctgttttttttttttactaactaAAATATAACTATAATTCATATAGGAGATGTTTGTCAGTGTCATCCAAAAGAAAAGCATCTCTGACTAAATACTGCCAGAGACACTTTCTGTGTGGGGTTTGGGATACACATATAAGTGCTAATGTTGGTGAAAAATATCAATAGCTGTTCTTGCTCTGTTACAACACTAAAAGGTGCATAGCACAATATAGTGCTATGTTTAGCCAAGAGAGGACTGTGCATGAACTGACAAGGAGACATGTATTTTGCCCTTCTATGCTTGTTTAGATAGGATAACAGTTGCATTCCATGTGTTGAGCAGTAGTAGCTTATCTTCTTGTGTCTAGTCACTGGACACAAGAAGATTCTGTGCCAAAACTCCAGCAAGAGAAAGCCTACAAACTGAGAATGAATTGGATCTGGGTGACCTCTTGTGGAGAGGTCACTCTAAATTTTTGTGTAACTATCCAAGCTTTCTCTTGCCTTAGGCGCCAGAGCTAGCTTCCAAACTGATGCGTTTAGTGGCTGATCCTGATCTTGAGAAGGTATGTTTGTGTCATGGTTACAAAGTCAATAAGTCTATGAATTAACAAATCGCAGTCTTAGAATTGTACAGAAGGGCTTGACAATTTGGACTTAATCTTTATTGAGAAATTTAATTCATATTGTCATGCATTGTACACAGGGTTTTATAAAACCTTGCCTACATTTAAATTAATTACATTTTGTCCAATTCAATTATCATTTAATTCATGTATTTATTCTATTGATCTATTACTTGAAATACAAAATGATACAGAATTTTGTCCTTTCGATCATGGACATTTTTGAAAATTCAGATAGAATAAAATTGCATAACCTCTTTCTGGCTCTATTGACTCTATTTGATCTGTGTTCTTCTGCTCTCTGTATTGGCCTGTGTTTGTGATGTAGCATGTTTTGTGTCTCAAAACCCTTTTGGGGAAGAACAGGGACGGTTGAGAGGGGTAACATAACAAACTGTTAAACTTGGGACCTAAAAGATAGCATATCTTATAGTCATGTCATTAGTTTAGCACtgtaatatatattaaatatagTGCCTTTCCACTGCAGACTATAGTTTTATGCTTTCTCTACTACAAATGTAAAACTTGTTGGTGATGCATATGGCCTTTAACACAATGTAGCTAGTTGACATCTACACTTGTAACATACATAATGACTCACCTTCGGTGCATATTCCTTTTGTCTTTGAAGAAGCCCACCATGCCTGTGGATAGCAGTGATAAGGAGTTCAAGCTCCACGACCTGGCTCAGCATCAGTTTGTCCAGCCAACTGAGACCTGCCCCAATGCCCGCAGAGCCAAGCGCATGAGATCTGAAGTGGACGCTCTTgaacagagccacacacacttttcagaAGAACTCCACCTAAAACCAGTAATTCAGATCCTACATCAACCCCATCTAATCTCCATTTTCACTCCCAATCTCTCTACTAGACAACTATGTAAAAATAGATTGAAGAAATGTTGGCAAAAGCCAATGTGAATACAATTTCTTGTTTCATCAATATGCATTGCATGTTGTGTTGCACACTCGTGCATTGTATGACCATGACCCAGAAAGTTGAAGCTATGTGAactgaaaacatattttttgtctTTGTAGCCTGGCTGTGTGAAGACAGAACCAGGGGAACCCTGTGAGAACAGGCCCaacctgaggaggaggatgggctcTTTTGTAGCTAAGCCTGAGCCAGGTAAGCTCACACACTGTTAACTGCTAGTTTGATACAATGTTGATGTACAATGTCTTAGTTTATATGAATGCACGTGTGGCACACCATGTATTATTATGGAGACTTGTATTTTTTGtttacagttgtgtgtgttatttcttCCTGTACTTTATTTGctgtacagagaaagagattcctATTCCAGTGAAACAGGAGCCCCAGGAGAGTAAGGAACCGGTGAGCGAAGCAGACAAAAACAAGTCACGGTATAAGAAACCCGCCCCTCCAGTGAGCACAGTAAGTTTACCGTTTAAGTTGTCTTTCTGTGAGTTATCATTAGTACTATCGTATATACTATCTTATATGTGTGTATACTTACATCCtctgaaaaccactgaaagactacagctcattcaaaattctgcagctagattattaaccaaaactaaaaggagagaacacattagtcctgtcctagctactttacactggctccctgttaacttcagaattgactttaaggtccttttcctcacatacaaagctctacacggacaaggaccaagctacattgctaactcctttataaactacacaccagctagaacactgcgatcatcaaatgcaggcctattagaggtcaccagaagcagtcataagaagattggtgattcggcctttgtcaattacgccccaaaactatggaacaaattacccataaatattagggaagcaaacactctagacatttttaaaagacagcttaaaacctacctttttaccgaagcatttaagtaattttatctcaaaagggttttcctactttttaaagttgttttctctcttgaacaga encodes:
- the tuba5 gene encoding tubulin alpha 5, translating into MFQFNVFFFLQRECISIHVGQAGIQTGNACWELFCLEHGVGPDGVFQDVPVEPNSRSDPFNTFFNTGNSGRHVPRAIFVDLEPTVVDEVRTGKYRQLFHPEQLISGKEDAANNYARGHYTVGKEIIDGVLERVRKMTDQCTGLQGFLIFHSFGGGTGSGFTSLLMERLSLDYGKKSKLEFAIYPAPQVSTAVVEPYNSILTTHTTLDHSDCAFMVDNEAIYDICRRNMDIERPSYTNLNRLIGQIVSSITASLRFDGALNVDLTEFQTNLVPFPRIHFPLVTYSPIISAEKAYHEQLSVAEITSACFEPTNQMVKCDPRHGKYMACCMLYRGDVVPKDVNTAIANIKTKRSIQFVDWCPTGFKVGINNQPPTEVPGGDLAKVQRAVCMLSNTTAIAEAWARLDHKFDLMYAKRAFVHWYVGEGMEEGEFAEAREDLACLEKDYEELGRMSGDSEDEVCEEY